From the Arvicola amphibius chromosome 2, mArvAmp1.2, whole genome shotgun sequence genome, one window contains:
- the Sdc1 gene encoding syndecan-1: MRRAALWLWLCALALRLQPILPQIVAVNVPPEDQDGSGDDSDNFSGSGAGALPDVTLSRQTSPTLKDVWLLTATPAAPEPTSRNAEAAFTSILSTVEKKPEEGEPVLVPVDTGLTARDKEMEVTTRPRETTQLPITQRVSTVRATTAQAVTSHPHRDVQPDLHETLVPTAPGQPDHQPPSATEGGTSVVKEVVEDGATNQLPTGEGSGEQDFTFETSGENTAVAAIEPDQRNQQPVDEGATGASQGLLDRKEVLGGVIAGGLVGLIFAVCLVAFMLYRMKKKDEGSYSLEEPKQANGGAYQKPTKQEEFYA; this comes from the exons CAAATCGTGGCTGTAAACGTACCTCCTGAAGATCAGGATGGCTCTGGGGACGACTCTGACAACTTCTCTGGCTCAGGCGCAG GTGCTTTGCCAGACGTCACTTTGTCGCGGCAGACTTCTCCCACTTTGAAGGATGTGTGGCTCCTGACAGCCACACCCGCAGCACCAGAGCCCACCAGCAGGAACGCCGAGGCTGCCTTCACCTCCATCCTGTCAACTGTAGAGAAGAAGCCTGAGGAGGGAGAGCCAGTGCTTGTGCCAGTGGACACTGGCCTCACCGCTCGGGACAAGGAAATGGAGGTCACCACCAGGCCCAGGGAGACCACACAACTCCCGATCACCCAACGGGTCTCAACAGTCAGAGCCACCACAGCCCAGGCTGTCACGTCTCATCCCCACAGAGATGTGCAACCTGACCTCCACGAGACCTTGGTTCCCACAGCACCTGGCCAGCCTGACCATCAACCTCCAAGTGCAACAGAAGGAGGTACTTCTGTCGTCAAAGAAGTTGTCGAGGATGGAGCTACCAATCAGCTTCCTACAGGGGAGGGCTCTGGAGAGCAG GACTTCACCTTTGAAACATCTGGGGAGAACACAGCTGTGGCTGCCATAGAGCCTGACCAACGGAATCAGCAGCCAGTGGATGAAGGAGCCACAGGTGCCTCTCAGGGCCTTTTGGACAGGAAGGAAGTGCTGGGAG GTGTCATCGCTGGAGGCCTGGTGGGGCTCATCTTTGCTGTGTGCCTGGTGGCTTTCATGCTGTACCGGATGAAGAAGAAGGACGAAGGCAGCTACTCCTTGGAGGAACCCAAACAAGCCAATGGCGGTGCCTACCAGAAACCCACCAAGCAGGAGGAGTTCTACGCCTGA